The Mesorhizobium loti genome includes a region encoding these proteins:
- a CDS encoding glutaminase encodes MPELEQALKLDQALAEVAAEMADRTDRGDVASYIPQLGKVDPKKFGIAAVTNDGRVLTAGDADQAFSIQSISKVFTLTLALGNVGDALWQRVGREPSGNPFNSIVQLEHENGIPRNPFINAGAIVISDILLAGHQPREAIGEILRFIQFLADDETIIIDREVAASERATGYRNFALANYMKSFGNLHHAPELALGVYFHHCAIAMSCRQLALAGRFLANGGKNPATGHSVVSAERARRIGAMMLTCGHYDGSGDFAFRVGIPGKSGVGGGILGIVPGVASLAVWSPGLNANGNSKLGSIALEKLARMMNWSIFAP; translated from the coding sequence ATGCCGGAACTCGAACAGGCCCTCAAACTTGATCAGGCATTGGCCGAAGTCGCAGCCGAAATGGCCGATCGCACCGATCGCGGTGACGTCGCTTCCTACATTCCGCAGCTGGGCAAGGTCGATCCGAAGAAGTTCGGTATTGCCGCCGTCACCAATGACGGCCGCGTGCTGACAGCAGGCGATGCCGATCAGGCCTTTTCGATCCAGAGTATCTCGAAGGTGTTCACGCTGACGCTGGCGCTCGGCAATGTCGGCGACGCGCTGTGGCAGCGGGTTGGGCGCGAACCGTCAGGCAATCCGTTCAACTCGATCGTGCAGCTCGAGCACGAGAACGGCATTCCGCGCAATCCGTTCATCAATGCCGGCGCCATCGTCATTTCCGACATCCTGCTTGCCGGCCACCAGCCGCGCGAAGCGATCGGCGAAATCCTGCGCTTCATCCAGTTCCTGGCCGACGACGAGACCATCATCATCGACCGCGAGGTCGCGGCGTCTGAACGGGCCACCGGCTATCGCAACTTTGCGCTTGCCAACTACATGAAATCCTTCGGCAATCTTCACCATGCGCCGGAGCTGGCGCTGGGCGTCTATTTCCACCACTGCGCCATCGCCATGAGCTGCCGGCAACTGGCGCTCGCCGGTCGCTTCCTCGCCAATGGCGGCAAGAACCCGGCGACCGGGCATAGCGTGGTGTCGGCCGAGCGGGCACGCCGCATCGGCGCCATGATGCTGACCTGCGGCCACTATGACGGTTCCGGCGATTTCGCCTTCCGCGTCGGCATCCCCGGCAAGAGCGGCGTTGGCGGCGGCATATTGGGTATCGTGCCGGGCGTGGCGTCGCTTGCCGTCTGGTCGCCCGGTCTCAATGCCAACGGCAATTCCAAGCTGGGTTCGATCGCGCTGGAAAAACTGGCCAGGATGATGAACTGGTCGATCTTCGCGCCGTAG
- a CDS encoding M48 family metallopeptidase gives MMLSRPRSTIAQAARVFATLSLGVAVAMASSVSAFAQNMPVVRDAEIEALVRDYARPIFRAAGLANDGIDIVLVNDQSFNAFVTGRRLFINTGALMTAETPNEIIGVIAHEAGHIAGGHQQKLRDQLERAKTMAIIATLLGAGAIVAGATTNSRGLAGAGMGVAAGGGEMAQRSILAYQRTEEMTADRSAITYLNATGQSGMGMLKTFHRFQTALSLSGAQVDPYRISHPMPQDRIANLEVLVKQSPNVDRLDPPALQQRHDMMRVKIAVYMEGQAAASRLMRKMQGTLAAQYGDAQSTYLFGSIAAALAKTNALIKAQPKNAYFQELRGDILMKANKPKDAADAYAKAVSLDPARSGLLPVSLGQALMAVGTPDSLKKAVVQINNGLGRDKENSAGYRYLAQAYGELGDIPGAELATAEGHFYSGNYKDAKIFAMRAQQEMKRGEPRWLRAQDIINYKASTKIK, from the coding sequence ATCATGTTGAGCCGACCCAGATCGACGATTGCCCAGGCAGCGCGCGTCTTCGCGACGCTTTCGCTTGGCGTTGCCGTTGCAATGGCGAGTTCGGTCAGCGCCTTCGCCCAGAACATGCCGGTGGTGCGCGACGCCGAGATCGAGGCGCTGGTGCGCGATTACGCGCGGCCGATCTTCAGGGCGGCGGGCCTGGCGAATGATGGCATCGACATCGTTCTGGTCAACGACCAGAGTTTCAACGCCTTTGTCACCGGGCGCCGGCTGTTCATCAACACCGGCGCGCTGATGACGGCCGAAACGCCCAACGAGATCATCGGCGTCATTGCCCACGAAGCCGGCCATATCGCCGGCGGCCACCAGCAGAAGCTGCGCGACCAACTCGAACGCGCCAAGACGATGGCCATCATCGCAACATTGCTTGGTGCGGGCGCCATCGTCGCCGGTGCGACCACCAACAGCCGCGGCCTCGCCGGCGCCGGCATGGGCGTGGCGGCTGGCGGCGGCGAGATGGCACAGCGCAGCATCCTCGCCTATCAGCGCACTGAGGAGATGACCGCCGACCGCTCGGCGATCACCTATCTCAACGCCACCGGCCAGTCCGGCATGGGCATGCTGAAGACGTTCCACCGCTTCCAGACGGCGCTGTCGCTGTCGGGCGCCCAGGTCGATCCCTACCGGATCAGCCATCCGATGCCGCAGGACCGCATCGCCAATCTCGAAGTGCTGGTGAAACAGAGCCCCAATGTCGACAGGCTGGACCCGCCCGCGCTGCAGCAGCGCCATGACATGATGCGGGTGAAGATCGCCGTCTACATGGAAGGCCAGGCCGCCGCATCGCGGCTGATGCGAAAGATGCAAGGGACCCTTGCCGCGCAATATGGCGATGCCCAGTCGACCTACCTGTTCGGCAGTATCGCCGCCGCGCTCGCCAAGACCAATGCACTGATCAAGGCACAGCCGAAGAACGCGTATTTCCAGGAACTGCGCGGTGACATCCTGATGAAGGCAAACAAGCCCAAGGATGCGGCCGACGCCTACGCCAAGGCGGTCAGCCTCGATCCGGCGCGATCCGGACTGCTGCCTGTCTCGCTTGGTCAGGCTCTGATGGCGGTCGGCACACCCGACTCGCTCAAGAAAGCCGTCGTGCAGATCAACAATGGCCTCGGGCGCGACAAGGAAAATTCGGCCGGGTATCGCTATCTGGCGCAGGCCTATGGCGAGCTGGGCGACATACCGGGCGCCGAACTCGCCACCGCCGAGGGCCACTTCTATTCCGGCAACTACAAGGATGCGAAGATTTTCGCCATGCGGGCGCAACAAGAGATGAAGCGTGGCGAGCCACGCTGGCTTCGCGCCCAGGATATCATAAACTACAAAGCATCAACCAAGATCAAGTGA
- a CDS encoding aminotransferase class I/II-fold pyridoxal phosphate-dependent enzyme produces MVVSLSRRGNVEPFHAMDILAEANRLKAQGVPVVSMAVGQPSDPAPVLVRAAAAKALQDGRIGYTDALGLAALRKAIAGHYADHYGLDIEPGRIAVTTGSSAAFNLAFLAMFDPGDRVAIAAPGYPAYRNIMAALGIDVVEIELGDAAYLHAGHLETAHREKPLKGVLFASPANPTGAVIPADELAALVRTAQELGIAVISDEIYHRLAYAAPDTTALAYGGDVTVINSFSKYYCMTGWRIGWMVLPQDLVRPVERVAQSLYISPPELSQIAAIEAFRATDELEAVKGRYAWNRELLMKRLPELGFPLAAPMDGAFYAFCDVTRHTNDSMAFARKMLAEAHVAATPGRDFDTQAGHRTMRFSYAGSHDDMVEAMARIERWLR; encoded by the coding sequence ATGGTCGTTTCGCTCTCACGCCGTGGCAATGTCGAGCCCTTCCATGCCATGGACATTCTGGCCGAGGCAAACCGGCTGAAAGCCCAGGGCGTGCCGGTTGTTTCGATGGCCGTCGGCCAGCCCTCCGATCCCGCGCCGGTTCTGGTTCGCGCGGCTGCAGCCAAGGCGCTGCAGGACGGACGCATCGGCTACACCGACGCGCTCGGCCTCGCTGCCTTGCGCAAGGCGATCGCCGGACACTACGCCGATCACTACGGGCTTGATATCGAGCCCGGCCGGATCGCGGTGACGACCGGGTCGTCGGCCGCCTTCAATCTCGCCTTCCTGGCGATGTTCGATCCGGGTGACCGCGTCGCCATCGCGGCGCCCGGCTATCCCGCCTATCGCAACATCATGGCCGCACTCGGCATCGACGTGGTCGAGATCGAGCTTGGCGACGCCGCCTACCTGCATGCCGGCCATCTGGAGACCGCGCATCGTGAAAAGCCGCTGAAGGGTGTTCTGTTCGCCAGTCCGGCCAATCCGACCGGGGCGGTCATTCCGGCCGATGAACTGGCGGCCCTGGTGAGGACGGCACAAGAACTCGGCATCGCCGTCATCTCCGACGAGATCTACCATCGGCTGGCCTATGCCGCCCCCGACACCACCGCACTTGCCTATGGCGGCGACGTGACGGTGATCAACTCGTTCTCGAAATACTATTGCATGACCGGCTGGCGCATCGGCTGGATGGTGTTGCCGCAAGACTTGGTGCGGCCGGTCGAGCGCGTCGCCCAGAGCCTCTACATCTCGCCGCCGGAACTGTCGCAGATTGCCGCGATCGAGGCGTTCAGGGCGACTGACGAGCTCGAGGCGGTGAAAGGCCGTTACGCCTGGAACCGGGAACTCCTGATGAAACGCCTGCCGGAACTCGGCTTTCCGTTGGCAGCGCCCATGGACGGCGCCTTCTATGCCTTCTGCGATGTCACCAGGCATACCAACGACAGCATGGCCTTCGCACGCAAGATGCTGGCTGAGGCGCATGTGGCGGCGACACCCGGCCGCGACTTCGATACCCAGGCGGGGCATCGGACCATGCGCTTCTCCTACGCCGGCAGCCACGACGACATGGTCGAGGCGATGGCGCGCATCGAACGCTGGTTGAGGTAG
- a CDS encoding Rne/Rng family ribonuclease: MPNKMLIDASHPEETRVVVVRGNRIEEFDFESQDKKQLKGNIYLARVTRVEPSLQAAFVEYGGNRHGFLAFSEIHPDYYQIPVADRQALLRAEAQEAEDEENEDGDGDDRQSRDRGRRGRRRGGKPRDRGEHKRDAADSDEAGEGSENGDIVVEEISHTSEIIEHAADTSEHSDASGHAGASEHDEASADQDETETREGGPTSIAAVVEGDVISEPVPQAEQGSEATSGDNDRGMLEEVQSSHPDDHEVESVGAEDALEEVRNRRKPVRRQYKIQEVIKRRQILLVQVVKEERGNKGAALTTYLSLAGRYSVLMPNTARGGGISRKITSAVDRKRLKEVVADLEVPQGMGVILRTAGESRTKAEIKRDYEYLMRLWENVRNLTLQSTAPALVYEEGSLIKRSVRDLYNKDIDEILVSGEEGYREAKDFMRMLMPSHAKVVQPFRDTTPIFVRNGIEAQLDRMLQPQVTLKSGGYIIINQTEALVAIDVNSGRSTKEHSIEDTALHTNLEAAEEVARQLRLRDLAGLIVIDFIDMEENRNNRSVEKRLKDHLKNDRARIQVGRISHFGLMEMSRQRIRASVLESTMKPCPHCGGTGHVRSDSSVALMVVRAIEEFLLKDSRSHITVRTPAATALYVLNHKRGTLVELESRFGLTITVEADDSVGAQHYAIFRGALAEKPEGFVEARSFPAYVEPEEPEDEIVVVEEDDEAPVQAEQPRQQPQQQQPRPAAGGEDGEGRDRKRRKRRRRRGGKDRDREHGAPADGTSVSAPAGEFSDSADGEEEADDNAPVGVAETSETVEASDEGQGTSDEGPGTSDEGQGKKRRRGKRGGKRNRREDGEGEAEASAGETADASEVEVSATEVIATEPVVAAPAEEPVVLAPANDDAPIAEKPKKPRRAAKPKKAAAEIVAEEPAAEVVAEVPVETPAAAPDETAVASVKDAPKARPSRRKPAAVDAPVVPVVSSTVAEEPAAKTEDKPKRAGWWQRKGFF, translated from the coding sequence ATGCCCAACAAAATGCTGATAGACGCCTCCCACCCGGAGGAAACACGCGTTGTCGTCGTTCGCGGTAACCGTATTGAAGAATTCGACTTTGAATCCCAGGACAAGAAGCAGCTCAAAGGAAACATCTACCTGGCCCGCGTAACGCGCGTAGAGCCCTCCCTTCAGGCAGCCTTTGTCGAGTATGGCGGCAACCGTCACGGTTTCCTCGCCTTTAGTGAAATACACCCCGACTACTACCAGATCCCGGTCGCCGATCGTCAGGCACTGCTGCGCGCGGAAGCGCAGGAGGCTGAGGACGAAGAGAACGAGGACGGCGACGGCGATGATCGCCAGAGCCGCGATCGTGGGCGGCGCGGCCGCCGGCGCGGCGGCAAGCCCCGCGACCGCGGTGAGCACAAGCGCGATGCAGCCGATTCCGACGAGGCAGGCGAAGGCAGCGAAAATGGCGACATCGTTGTCGAGGAGATCTCCCACACCTCCGAGATCATCGAACACGCAGCCGATACATCGGAACATTCGGATGCCTCGGGGCACGCCGGCGCGTCCGAGCATGACGAAGCTTCGGCTGACCAGGACGAAACGGAAACCCGCGAGGGTGGCCCGACATCGATCGCCGCCGTGGTCGAAGGCGATGTGATTTCCGAACCCGTCCCGCAGGCCGAACAGGGCAGCGAAGCCACATCCGGCGACAATGATCGCGGCATGCTGGAAGAAGTACAGTCCTCGCATCCGGACGATCACGAGGTCGAATCGGTCGGTGCCGAGGATGCGCTGGAAGAAGTGCGCAATCGCCGCAAGCCGGTGCGCCGCCAGTACAAGATCCAGGAAGTGATCAAGCGCCGGCAGATCCTGCTGGTGCAGGTCGTCAAGGAAGAGCGCGGCAACAAGGGCGCGGCCCTCACCACCTATCTGTCGCTTGCCGGCCGCTATTCGGTGCTGATGCCGAACACGGCGCGCGGCGGCGGCATTTCGCGCAAGATCACCAGCGCGGTGGACCGCAAGCGCCTGAAGGAAGTCGTTGCCGATCTCGAAGTGCCGCAGGGCATGGGCGTCATCCTGCGCACCGCCGGCGAGAGCCGTACCAAGGCCGAGATCAAGCGCGACTACGAATATTTGATGCGGCTTTGGGAAAATGTCCGCAATCTCACCTTGCAGTCCACGGCCCCTGCCCTGGTCTATGAGGAAGGCAGCCTGATCAAGCGCTCCGTGCGCGACCTCTACAACAAGGATATCGACGAGATTCTTGTCTCCGGCGAGGAAGGCTATCGCGAAGCCAAGGACTTCATGCGCATGCTGATGCCGAGCCACGCCAAGGTGGTTCAGCCGTTCCGCGACACGACGCCGATCTTCGTGCGCAACGGCATCGAGGCTCAGCTCGACCGCATGCTGCAGCCGCAGGTGACGCTGAAGAGCGGCGGCTACATCATCATCAACCAGACCGAGGCGCTGGTTGCCATCGACGTCAATTCGGGCCGCTCCACCAAGGAGCACTCGATCGAGGACACCGCACTCCACACCAATCTGGAGGCGGCCGAGGAAGTCGCGCGTCAGCTCAGGCTGCGCGATCTCGCCGGCCTGATCGTCATCGACTTCATCGACATGGAGGAGAACCGCAACAACCGCTCCGTCGAAAAGCGGCTGAAGGATCACCTCAAGAACGATCGTGCGCGCATCCAGGTCGGCCGTATCTCGCATTTCGGCCTGATGGAGATGTCACGCCAGCGCATCCGCGCCAGCGTGCTGGAATCGACCATGAAGCCCTGCCCGCATTGCGGCGGCACCGGCCATGTGCGCTCCGATTCGTCGGTCGCGCTGATGGTGGTGCGGGCGATCGAGGAATTCCTGCTCAAGGATTCGCGCAGCCACATCACAGTGCGGACGCCGGCGGCGACCGCACTCTACGTGCTCAACCACAAGCGCGGCACGCTGGTGGAACTCGAAAGCCGCTTTGGGCTGACGATCACCGTCGAGGCCGACGATTCGGTCGGTGCGCAGCACTATGCGATCTTCCGCGGCGCGCTGGCTGAAAAGCCGGAAGGCTTCGTCGAGGCACGCAGCTTCCCGGCCTATGTCGAGCCGGAAGAGCCCGAGGACGAGATCGTCGTCGTCGAGGAAGACGACGAGGCGCCGGTGCAGGCCGAACAGCCGCGCCAGCAGCCGCAGCAACAACAGCCTCGGCCCGCTGCCGGTGGTGAGGACGGCGAAGGCCGCGACCGCAAGCGCCGCAAGCGTCGGCGTCGTCGCGGCGGCAAGGACCGCGACCGCGAACATGGCGCCCCTGCGGACGGGACTTCCGTCTCCGCTCCGGCTGGCGAGTTCTCCGACTCGGCGGACGGCGAGGAGGAAGCGGACGACAACGCCCCCGTTGGTGTCGCCGAAACATCGGAAACGGTTGAGGCGTCGGACGAAGGCCAGGGCACTTCGGATGAAGGCCCAGGCACTTCGGACGAAGGCCAGGGCAAGAAGCGCCGGCGTGGCAAGCGCGGCGGCAAACGCAACCGCCGCGAAGACGGTGAAGGCGAGGCCGAGGCAAGCGCCGGCGAAACAGCCGACGCATCTGAAGTCGAAGTCTCGGCAACCGAGGTGATCGCCACCGAGCCGGTCGTTGCCGCACCGGCCGAAGAGCCGGTGGTGCTTGCGCCGGCCAATGACGACGCGCCGATCGCTGAAAAGCCTAAGAAGCCCCGTCGTGCCGCCAAGCCGAAGAAGGCCGCGGCCGAAATCGTCGCCGAAGAGCCGGCTGCCGAAGTGGTCGCGGAAGTACCGGTCGAGACGCCGGCCGCCGCACCCGACGAAACAGCCGTCGCTTCCGTCAAGGATGCACCGAAGGCCCGCCCGTCACGGCGCAAGCCGGCGGCCGTCGATGCGCCGGTCGTGCCGGTGGTGTCTTCGACCGTTGCGGAAGAGCCCGCGGCCAAGACCGAGGACAAGCCGAAGCGCGCCGGCTGGTGGCAGCGGAAAGGCTTTTTCTAA